GATCACTCTTCATCAATCAAATAGTTATTATTGTACTATGCTCTACGCATGTTGTCTCCTTCCATGCGTCTAGGCTTACGTCAAACAAATTTTGCACTGTTTATGTAAACAATTCATCACTTTAATGCCCTATACAAGTCCCTTATGCAACTCGTGACGGATGGAGTGTTACATGTATTTTCAAGTACTGTTTATTTTTAAACGTAATAGTGAAAAgagaattgtttgatttttctctcttttatatttcttgTCCATCTCCATGCGAGAAATTGGTAAATCACGATCACTCTTCATCAATCAAATAGTTATTATCGTACTATGCTCTACGCATGTTGTCTCCTTCCATGCGTCTAGGCTTACGTCAAACAAATTTTGCACTGTTTATGTAAACAATTCATCACTTTAATGCCCTATACAAGTCCCTTATGCAACTCGTGATGGATGGAATGTTACATGTATTTTCAAGTACTGTTTATTTTTAAACGTAATAgtgaaaagagaaatgtttgatttttctctcttttatatttcttgTCCATCTCCATGTGAGAAATTGGTAAATCACAATCACTCTTCATCAATCAAATAGTTATTATCGTACTATGCTCTACGCATGCATGTTGTCTCCTTCCATGTGTTTAGGCGTACGTCAAACAAATTTTGCACTGTTTAATTATGTAATCAATCCATCACttttatgtgtttattttttttttaacgtaatagtgaaaagaaaaatgtttggttttcttcattttaatatttcatgtCCATCTTCATACAAGAAATGGGCAAATCCATCATTTATTATGTGGGACCGCATAAAACCAACATGTGATCCTATAGATTCAATGATGAATTTACAAAAGAGATGGACGTATAACATCTATCTAgtgaaaattatcattgaataaaataataattaaaaattataattttcactGTCGCATCAGGGAGTGAGCTAGCACTCGAAAATATGTGTAGCATTTCGctttttattaagaaaatattttggttACTACAACTTTTAATATAATGTGCTTATAAATTTACTTGGGCAGACCACATTTTATGGATATGCAGATAACTCATGAGCGGCTACGTAACGGTTTACATTTTAAAGGAAGACGTGATAAATATTACGTAaattatcacatcaatttttaaatGCGATAAGTGATATATGGGCTATCACGGGTAGTCTACGCTTTAAGTGATATATGGACATCTTCTTAATCATATTCATAGGATTAGCTTTttcccacaaaaagaaaaaagaaaaaagaaaaaaaaatcatgatcgTAATTAGCTTATTCATCCAAAACTAGCTCAAGAAGACCTTAGCTGATTTTAGTCCCTCGTGGTAGACTTGCAGTGGATCATGTTcattatttctctcttttagcCTTCCCATTCCATTCCTTGCCTTTCTTTTCCATGCCCTTCGTGAGTTTTAAAAAGGCTCTAAttattaaaatagtaaaaaaaaagaaaagaagacagtGTAATAAACATGTCTATATATACATTAGACCTGCATTGCATGTTAACAAacccaaataatcaaataatcaGATGCTATGCTTTCTTAATgttatttttgggattttttcgTTGTATCTTTGATATAAAATCCCAATACGATAATTGTAATGTTATTCTTTATACTCATTTATCACACTCGTTTCACGCCGGTTGaagtgacgtgttttaagttgCTTTTAATATcagctactaaaaaaaaaagttacttaaaacacATCATGTCAGTCGATGTAAAATAAGTATGATATATAGGTGCAAAAAGCAGTATTATTACTTATATTTTAATGAACAAGCTTGCATGACTAAAATATTTATGGAGGCGATCGGAATAgaaactaaaatacaaaacaaaatgtcATGGTGGATCCATGATTATCTTTCACTTAATCAACTTCTTTTAGTTAACATGTTCCCCTTCCTCAACACATTGAGCAGTAGTACTAGCTAGAGATTGTGATTAGGACCACATCACTCAATAAGAAGGTGACCAGAATTTGTTCCTCCTCCTTGAGattaagaaattaatcttccTATAAACAATCTTAAGTTGTGTCATTGGTGATAGGATCTGAGGGCACCAGGAtttctctttttgcttttttacaATTTCCTTGCACCTCAAATCTTATCTTTTGCCAAGCTGTGGATTAATGACAGTCGCTAATTAATTGAAGGATTGATGATGATATCTCGGTTGGAAAGTAGAGAGCTTTTGAGGGCATGCATGCATTGTCCCCTCTTGAGCTATCAACCATCCTTTCCCTCACCTTTATCATTTACAGCTattatttaatttcatttattttcacaTAGCAGCCAGTAGCGATATTAATTGCAATATAATTaccaaaacattttattttctatattctttttttttttttttgaaaatatatatttaaacattGATACGCCGCAAGCTAGCTTGTTCAATCCAAGAGATTGATATTTTGGTGTAGACAACTCTCCATGTTACTGTCCACAAGCTTTGAAGAAGATTAATTAACTTAATGTAACGGAAAAGTAATTCTAAATATTCAACATTCATCACAAGTTCATTTCATTGGGTTGATGTGGCACTTGGCAGTGCCCGCCaacttttgatttattttgttttttttttttcttttaataaacgtTGATCCAAGAGTTAATGGTCGTGAGTACCACCACATCATCCCAATATATGAGATGAGAGTGTGATGAGAGTagaatatgtagcattattcttaCGAAAACTATATTTAATTACCTTCCTCAATCTATTGCCTTATTTGTAATGTCTTTCAATggatctttcaatttttgtaatGTTCCCGTCAAATTACTATTGGGGTTGCAAAGTCTCATTTTCCACaactcaaaataacaaaaacactttGCATTAaacattataaataaataaattcaggaaaaaaaaaatcgaaatttttggctttttctattatttttttttcagaattttttgctttgaatttttgcctttcttctttatttctgattttcttattttttttatttttattttttttcatttttcttattctttttttcttatgctTGATACTATTATTCATTTAGGGTTGTAGAAGGGTGGACATTACAACTCCAATGGTAAATTGGCAGAAATAttgcaaaaacttaaaagattgGAAGACATTAAAATTAAGGTGGTAAATTGAGAGAGTACGTGTAATTCTTCCTTAATTTATTCATAAAGGCTTAATTTGTTCTCCATGCACGTGTCAGAAATCAATCCTTGCAATAGTTACCATAAAGCTGGCTTACCCGAGATGACTTCCCTACTGCAAGTCTTAATTAAACACATGCTAAACAATAAACAAAGAGAGATGAGAGTTTTTCAATTACAAGCATTTATCAAATTGAACTTTGATCCTTCTTCTTCATAAACCTAAATTAAATACAGTTTTTGGCACAAAGTTTTTCTAtaacaataaaaacaagaacCTGATGAAAATATACTAAATTTCCATAGGTAATATCCAACATTTTTAATGGGTAATATTTTTCAAGCCGTTCAATGCAAGGAACGgccaatttctttgaaattgtatgaGATCATGGTCTGTGTGATTCTTAGTTTGTAAAATGTGATCTACAGTTAAGtgtatataccatatttttatctaaTAATTATTCTAACATGACAATTTCAATCAATTCTTcgattttatttaatatttttataataactAATCTAAATGTTGATTGTAACTATCATATCAGCATTGTGAgattaatgaaataaaaataaagtttctaacGTTacttattagataaatattacataactaaaaccagaagaagaaaagtaaaaaagaactaGGGTGAGAACCGAGAAGTGAGAGCCCGTACAACAGTAGAAAGCAGCATGGATAGCGAGAAACGGATTATTTCTAGTTCAGTTGGGAATTGAAACGGAACTGAAGAGTATTCAGTTAGTTATATATAtgtaggggtatttttgtctttttatatttttttttagacaaaaatgcccttacaCTACAACAAACCAGATACTCCCCAATTTAGTTGAAATGAAAAGGATCCTAATACTGTACAGTGCCGACATAAATCACAACAAATAGAAACTGGCCCAATGGCCCATGCATGCTGTACAATAAGATGCTCAGAGGACAAGAACATGGCCGTCCTTGGTTGGACTGCTTGTGAAGGATAAGGTCCCCCCGCAGCCCCGCTTCGTCGAACTGCTTTTTTCATAAACTGAATGGGAAGATCGaagttctttcaatttagtttaatAATTGATATATGTCTTTAGAGCGTGTGATTCTTacgtgcattttttaaaatatatgtgagaattatatattttattaaaaatatatgtgaaaattaaaaatacatgtaaaaatcgCATTTCTTATTAAGAAATGTTACATACTACACTCCATCTCACTGGACTGATGTGACTGTACCCATTACTCCTTGagtttttcgttttctttttcttcttctttttaacgATGATTGATTGTTCAAATAGCTAACGGGCATTGCCATGTTAGCTCAGTAAAAGTTTGTTTgtgtttgcgattttaaaaagtgcgatttcaaataacgattttaaaatgagtgatttgaaaaaattgatttttaaaaatccagttaagcgtttggtaaaatcgcagtttagcctttaaaattctgcgttttcaaaaaagcacaatcttatctgcgatttgaatcgcaattttaaaaacgcagttctcaaacgatttatgttctgcgatttagtttaaaatcacacttattatttacaaaatcgcaatctcaaacacaccACAAGATAAAGGTTTTAACCGCTTATATTGGATTTTAAAtgatcaataataatttttacttcaACGTTAAAAAGTAAGCAGTTgaacaattaattaaatgggtgaATGATGTTAATTTTAGACTAAGAATATTATATACGAATGTGTATTGAACCTAACATCTATGAAAATGAATGATTACACAAAACTCTAATTATATAAGCAACACTCTAATTATATTACACTCCACcatgaacaagaacaagaacaagaacaagagcaagagcaaaaacaaaaacaaaaacaaagcatTGTGCCATCATTGAACCGAAAAATATCTTTCCAGGTAAGCAAGTGTGTGTGCTAATTAATTACGAGCTGTGATGATATTCCAAAACATCATCAAGATTTGCATTCATTATCACTTTGtccatatataattatatattcccCTTAACCCCATAAACCCTACCAACTTTTTAAAGCGAAAAGATAAAGTTAACCACTTTTTTCAACAAAGCTCCTTTTGTCTATCAATCCATGCCTCTATTTATATGAAACCACGTCAAATCTTCATCTTTCGATCACTGTGTATTCTGATTTCTGGGTGCCTTGAACCGGCCTCCGTTGCCGGAAAACATGGACGACTCCTGGCGAATGCGGATGGGAATGGCGCCCAGCCTCCCGCGGCGTCGTTCGGTCGAGGATACCTCTTCCAGACGCTCCCTTTTCGGACACGCAGGAAGTACTCTAGACGCCGACGACTTCGCCGACGTCTTCGGGGGGCCGCCTCGGAGCGTTCTGCAGCGCAAAttctccggcgacttttccaATTCCAATTGTTTCTACGAGGAGATTTTCCGGAAGCCGGAGTTTGTGACTCCGGCTACCAGTGGTGGCCGTAGCCTGCCCGCGTTCAGGATTCCGGCGAGGAGCGAGGGGTTCTATAGCGATATATTTGGGTCGGACGATGATCGGAGACGATCGAGGGAGCGGTCCCGGCCGACATCGAAGGCGAAGTCGAACTCGTCTTCGGCGCTGAGCTCGGAGGAGCTGAGCCCTCTCCGGCCGGTCATCGGAGATGACGTGGCATTGTCCTCCTTTGCTTCAAAGCTCAGGTACCGTAATTGTCCATGCTTTTGCGTCCCTTAAGTTAATTTGACGTTAATATCCATTTCAATTTCGATATTTACTTGTTTTTACGCTTTGCATTCTGGTAATCGAAAGGGTATCGGAGGGAATAATGGAATAATTGTACGATGTCGTTTGTTCCCAGTAATCGCGGGAGTAAAAGCAGGGATGGGCCGGCCATTATGACATGTTTGTCCTCGCACTTTAGGCAAAAGcctaaaaatgaattaaatagATAATAGatattttacttgttttttttatacCGTTTGTGTATGTGTATTGTGCACATCTTTTATTCtagtaattattttaataaataattgtaaagtaattatatttataaaatggaatatttgtttatttattatatcCGGGAATTGATATTGTTGGATTGGTATTGAGCCATTGAAATTGTCTATTTTCATTACATTATAACTgcatagaaaaaagaaatcattataAAAAAGTTTCTTTGCAATCCAAGTGGCCAAGATTAACATTAGGATACCCTTAATTAAGCTCATATTTTAGAATCATCCTCTATGAAGTTAGAAGGCCTAAACTCTCACTCTCTAAAGGAAGAGACAGCTGGTAGAATTTCTAGGCTGTGAGGCCAGTGGAACCAGCACTAAAAGTTTTGAAGTGCTTCTTAATTATGCCAAAAAAGATAATACCCAATTGGATTTGGCTCAAGTTCTGTAAAAAAATCTACAGAAGATTTTTTGTAGTTTCTTTAacggttcagatttaatttcactcattctctctttctcatggaaaacttcaaattaaatCTAGACCGGTGAAAATCTATAGGAAATctcatacaatttttattttttttgacagcACATAAGCTAAATCCTTTGCAATTTGCCTGCCTGGTGTTGTAACCTCAGGGTCTTGTGGTTATGACACCCTTTGTACAAAATCTTCACTGTCAAatgctattctttttcttccttttttttgggCAAGTAAAATAGAAATTCActcttcaataaaaaaaaagcttcacTTTCCAAAGCAATTCATTAAACAAGTGACATgatgattttcctaattcagaatCCCAGCAATCAAGACTTAGAAGATTATATAACTTGATTTTACAGGCCAATCAGTGTACCGTGTAGATGGAACTCATCAACTATGATGACTGAAGAATATCCCAAGAAACAAGAGAAGCCTGTTTTTCCTTGCAATCTCTCTCCCTACACTGAACACCAATTCATGGAAAATGAATACCATGAGAATTTCAGAAGCTCCTATAGTGGATTCCGAAGACAGGTCTCGTCCCCAGAAACCATTAGTCTCGAACCAAATTCATATGGAAGTCTCAAAATATCTGTAGATGATCCAGAACTGAACTCCTCTTCATCAGCTGTCTCTTCACTTCATCAGGACCCTGAGCCTGAATCTGGGATTCAAGATCATGCATTCCCAGaacaagaagatgatgaagttATGAGCTCTTATGTCATTGAGATCAACTCTTACCATAGAGATGGAACTGGAACCTGCAGTGAAACAGTTTCTGTTGACGAAGCAATTGCATGGGCCAAAGAGAAGTTTCAAGCACACAGTTCTGAGAAAGATTTGAACATGAGACAAGGTGACAATGAGCAGCCGGTTGAAATGGAAGGTGACGtggttatttaattttttttcataaattaggagtctaacaagaagataaataacaaatttttcatGTAATATTTTGCAGGAAGGCCTACTCCAAGTGAATTTTCAGTTCAACCGATTGATGGGCACGGAATGATTCAATCTACAGAGGTAAAGTAATGTTTCCTGAGagcataataaataaatattatgacATTATAAAAGACTCACCACAGTGTATGCATTGTCAATACCTTTAAACAAGATACCCCCTAAAAACACGAAATTTATAAACTGAGACTGTTTGGGAGGCCCCAACCAAATGAAACCCTCCTGATTGTAATCATGTCTGTATTTCTTGCTTTTGAAACTGTGAAGACAGCTAACATTTATGTTGGGGGAAATGCTTTGGCTTCCACAGTTTAAACGTCTTATCACTGGATAGCTTAAgtttaggaaaaacttcacttcccttgatctttcatcaattttgaaaaaaggtacccaaactttaaaaagtgtcaatttagggtattcatcttttaatttttttcaattttaaccctctgttagaattttccgttaaatcttatcaaaattttcaaaatacccatgtatttattttttaaaaaaaaatttataaaaaattataaagattcagacatgggtatttttgcaaattctgttaaactttgaccaacacctaaatcctagcaaattttttttttttcctaaaaaaaagaaggggtagtttgagaattttgacaggatttaaaagaaaattctaacggaaagctgaaattgaaaaaaaaattgaaagattaatatcctaaattgacacttttttaaagtttgggtacctttttaataaaagtaatgaaagattagggattataagtgaagttctcccttaAGTTTATGTTGTGGGCAACACCTTGGATTCATAGCACTGGTGCAAGCATTTGTTATCAGAAAGGAATTTCTTACC
This DNA window, taken from Alnus glutinosa chromosome 5, dhAlnGlut1.1, whole genome shotgun sequence, encodes the following:
- the LOC133869765 gene encoding uncharacterized protein LOC133869765 produces the protein MDDSWRMRMGMAPSLPRRRSVEDTSSRRSLFGHAGSTLDADDFADVFGGPPRSVLQRKFSGDFSNSNCFYEEIFRKPEFVTPATSGGRSLPAFRIPARSEGFYSDIFGSDDDRRRSRERSRPTSKAKSNSSSALSSEELSPLRPVIGDDVALSSFASKLRPISVPCRWNSSTMMTEEYPKKQEKPVFPCNLSPYTEHQFMENEYHENFRSSYSGFRRQVSSPETISLEPNSYGSLKISVDDPELNSSSSAVSSLHQDPEPESGIQDHAFPEQEDDEVMSSYVIEINSYHRDGTGTCSETVSVDEAIAWAKEKFQAHSSEKDLNMRQGDNEQPVEMEGRPTPSEFSVQPIDGHGMIQSTEEEEQRNWTAEEEKQQSEKDMEVKLLDEYIRLWSAGKETNIKILLSKLHHILWLNSGWCAIPLTSLTESSQVKKAYQKARLCLHPDKLQQRGATLPQKYVAEKAFSILQDAWAAFISEDVFLN